The Chrysemys picta bellii isolate R12L10 chromosome 12, ASM1138683v2, whole genome shotgun sequence genome has a segment encoding these proteins:
- the LOC135974867 gene encoding uncharacterized protein LOC135974867 — protein MTTKEVANKIELAKLEAEENERKHQRLLQLTKLETEQREREEKAKEEAHKREMELKEKEMKMKEKEMEEREKERKHELEVARAKQDAPANANNPPPGTTSHPRKFPIYKAGDDTEAFLENFERACLGYSIAADQYMVELRPQLSGPLAEVAAEMPKEHMNSYELFTNKARLRMGLTPEHARRRFRALKWKPDVSFTRHAYHIDKTCDAWVSGANVKSLEDLLSLVKMEQFLEGVPEEIERYILDRKPKTVTEAGEIGAQWVEVAEKKKTSSSWSEYQKGQAETKPYHRGQPKAPPTSQGKPQTPSHPTTPVSTNQPRPGDTLAGRCFKCNGLGHIKAHCPKNPNRLQFITPQSHQRSPNPDASLIPSERRETLRVGGRKVTAWRDTGAQVSTIHQSLVDPKLINPEATVTIQPFVSQSVTLPTATLHVQYKVWSGMWTFAVYDNYPIPMLLGEDLANHVKLAKRVGIVTRSQAKQAFTPIPVPEPSTRAPSVLPETQTKVVELDPLPTTATAVVDPIPETQPKPVPEPELATQPAPEPLPALSPALANPSTTPMPEGTSEPDLAEAADNPTQEAQPEPELPHSAPADSSSQSMETAPAPASLPEGLSPSPQSKEELMSPASREQFQAEQEADDSLQKAWAAARSTPPPLSSSNQSRFVVEQGLLYKETLSGGHQEDWHPQRQLVVPTKYRVKLLSLAHDHPSGHSGVNRTKDRLGKSFHWEGMGKDVANYVRSCEVCQRVGKPQDQVKAPLQPLPIIEVPFQRVAVDILGPFPKKTPRGKQYVLTSMDFATRWPEAVPLSNTRAKSVCQALTDIFARN, from the coding sequence atgactaccaaagaagtagctaacaaaatagaactggccaaactagaagcagaagaaaatgaaagaaaacatcagagactgcttcaattaacaaaactcgagacagagcagagagaaagagaagaaaaagccaaagaggaggcccacaagagagagatggagctgaaagaaaaagagatgaagatgaaagaaaaagagatggaggagagagaaaaagaaaggaagcatgaactggaagtagcaagggctaagcaggatgcaccagccaatgctaacaacccccctccaggtaccacttcccatcccagaaaattccccatctacaaggcaggcgatgatactgaggccttcttagaaaattttgaaagggcctgccttggatacagcatcgctgcagaccagtacatggtagagctgaggccgcagctcagtggacccttagcagaggtggcggctgaaatgcctaaggaacacatgaacagttatgaactttttacaaacaaggccagactcagaatggggctaacacccgagcatgcccgtcggcggttcagagccctaaagtggaaaccggatgtgtcatttacccgtcatgcctaccacattgacaaaacttgtgatgcctgggtatcaggagcaaatgttaaatctctggaagatctgctttccctagtaaaaatggagcagtttttagagggtgttcctgaggaaatagaaaggtacatcctagataggaagcccaaaactgtaactgaggcgggggagattggagcccaatgggtggaggtggcagaaaagaaaaaaactagtagcagttggagcgaatatcagaaggggcaagccgaaaccaaaccttaccaccggggacaacccaaggccccacccacatcccaagggaaaccccagacgccttctcaccccaccacaccagtctccaccaaccaacctcgtcccggtgataccttagcagggcgatgttttaaatgtaatggactgggacatataaaggctcactgccccaagaaccccaaccgattacagttcattacaccccaatcacaccaaagatccccaaacccagatgcctctctcataccctcggagcgaagggaaaccttgagagtgggcggaaggaaggttaccgcttggagggacactggggctcaagtgtcaactatccaccaatccctagtggaccccaaactcatcaaccccgaggctacagtgacaattcaacccttcgtgtcacaatctgtaaccttgcctacagccacgttgcatgtccagtacaaggtctggtcaggaatgtggacttttgcagtctatgacaattatcccattcccatgctgctgggggaagatttggccaaccatgtgaagctagccaagagggtgggaatagtcacccgcagccaggctaagcaagctttcacccccatccctgttcctgagccgtccaccagggccccgtctgtgttaccggagacccagacaaaggtggtggaactggatcctctgccaacgactgcaacagccgtagtggatccaatcccagagacccagccaaagccagtcccagaaccggaactggcaacgcaaccagcaccagaaccattgccagccctgagtccagcgcttgcaaacccgtctacaactccaatgccagagggcaccagcgagcctgacctggcagaagcagcagataaccctacccaagaggctcagccagagcctgagttaccacatagtgcaccagcggacagcagttcacagtcaatggaaacagccccagcacctgcatcacttccagagggactaagccccagtccacagtccaaggaggaactgatgtctccagcatcaagggaacagttccaggccgagcaggaagcagatgacagccttcagaaagcttgggcggcggcgcggagcaccccaccgcctctcagctcttcgaaccaatcccggtttgttgtagaacaaggacttttatacaaggagactctttctggtgggcaccaggaagactggcatcctcaaaggcagttggtagttcccactaagtatcgggtaaagctcttgagcttagcccatgatcatcccagtggccattctggggtgaacagaaccaaggaccggttggggaagtccttccactgggagggaatgggcaaggacgttgctaattatgtccggtcttgtgaggtgtgccaacgagtgggaaaaccccaagaccaggttaaagcccctctccagccactacccataattgaggtcccatttcagcgcgtagctgtggatattc